In a genomic window of Bradyrhizobium ontarionense:
- a CDS encoding HAMP domain-containing protein: MSDLDSAAGPSPIRQGLSRHGNGTEIPDASQDLLRALQAMRSGDFSVRMGGDYLGIDGKIADTFNEIIAANERMAQQLELVGQVVGREGKTRQRVRFGIASGSWADMESSVNTLIDDLLWPTREVTRAVAAVAQGDLLQTVKLDVDGRPLGGEFLQSANIVNTMIKQLSVFTSEVTRVAREVGTEGKLGGQAQVPEVTGVWKDLTESVNSMANNLTGQVRNIAEVTIAVANGDLSKKITVDVRGEILQLKEAINTMVDQLRSFASEVTRVAREVGTDGKLGGQAIVPGVAGTWKDLTDSVNAMCGNLTAQVRNIANVTTAVARGDLSRKITVDVRGEILELKDTINTMVDQLNAFASEVTRVAREVGTEGKLGGQAQVPGVAGTWKDLTDNVNFMASNLTAQVRNIADVATAIASGDLSKKITVNVSGEILQLKETLNTMVDQLNAFAGEVTRVAREVGTEGRLGGQANVLGVAGTWKDLTESVNSMASNLTAQVRNIADVTTAVANGDLSKKITVDVRGEILELKDTINTMVDQLNAFAGEVTRVAREVGTEGKLGGQAMVRGVAGTWKDLTDSVNSMASNLTGQVRNIAEVATAVAKGDLSKKITVNVSGEILQLKETLNTMVDQLNAFAGEVTRVAREVGTDGKLGGQAEVPGVAGTWKDLTDSVNSMAGNLTAQVRNIAEVATAIAGGDLSRKITVDVRGEILSLKETLNTMVDQLNRFAGEVTRVAREVGTEGRLGGQANVPGVAGTWKDLTDSVNSMAGNLTAQVRNIAEVTTAVARGDLSRKITVDVKGEILELKNTINTMVDQLNAFASEVTRVAREVGTEGKLGGQAQVPEVAGTWKDLTDSVNFMASNLTAQVRNIAEVATAIAGGDLSKKITVDVRGEILLLKDTLNTMVEQLRSFAAEVTRVAREVGTEGRLGGQAVVPGVGGTWKDLTDNVNLLAANLTTQVRNIAEVTTAVARGDLSRKITVDVKGEILELKNTINTMVDQLNAFAGEVTRVAREVGTEGKLGGQAQVPGVAGTWKDLTDTVNFMAANLTEQVRGIVKVVTAVANGDLKQNLTVKSKGEVAALAETINNMTETLATFADQVTSVAREVGVEGRLGGQANVPGASGTWKDLTGNVNLLAANLTSQVRAIAEVATAVTKGDLTRSIQVDARGEVAELKDNINTMITNLRLTTDLNTEQDWLKTNLAKFTNMLQGQRDLTTVGRLLLTELTPLVNAHRGVIYQVDTEHTPQLRLLASYADDGVYPHRQFVQFGEGLIGQCVIDKRQRLVSEIPSDVIPVGSALLRAVPKNIVVLPVLFENQVKAMIELASLSPFTTSQMTFLEQLTDSIGIVLNSIEATMQTEGLLKQSQQLAAELQAQQRELQQTNEQLEQKAQQLAERNVEVERKNQEIEQARRALEEKATELALTSKYKSEFLANMSHELRTPLNSILILGQQLTENPDGNLTVKQVEFARTIHGAGTDLLNLISDILDLSKIESGTVTVDAEEILTANLLETVGRPFRHEAENRLVSFNIDVDPSLARSIVTDSKRLQQVLKNLLSNAFKFTAEGGVRLKVSAALGGWSTEHPVLNTAPAVIAFEVSDTGIGIPQDKQKLIFEAFQQADAGTSRKYGGTGLGLAISRELASLLGGEIHLKSAPGKGSTFTLYLPLKYSGPATTPRVSPTPAVPYVQTPVLQQTTAPERVVEQLADDRLDLEPGDTILLIVEDDPHYARVLIDLARDKGFKVLVAARGAEALELAKQYQPAAISLDVFLPDMLGWTVLSQLKHNPLTRHIPVQIITLDEDRQHALARGAFSFVSKPTTTEGVSAALSQIKEYAKPRRKRLLIVEDNAAEQLSIRQLLDHDDIEIVEAGTGADALDALRSAPCDCVVLDLRLPDMSGFDVLDQLRSDETLAGVPVVVFTGRELSAEEDAELHTMARSIVVKGVESPERLLDETSLFLHRVITELPVEKQRMLEKLNSSDEDLISKTVLLVDDDARNIFALSSVLERRGMKVLTATTGREAIELVQSNPEIAIVLMDIMMPQMDGYQTIGVIRQNPTFVRLPIIALTAKAMKGDREKCLEAGASDYLAKPVNTEQLLLAIRMWLHR, from the coding sequence ATGAGCGATCTCGATTCCGCTGCCGGTCCGTCGCCGATACGGCAAGGCCTCAGCCGTCACGGGAACGGAACTGAGATACCCGATGCCAGCCAGGACCTGCTCCGGGCCCTGCAGGCAATGCGATCCGGCGATTTCTCCGTACGCATGGGCGGCGACTATCTTGGTATCGACGGCAAGATCGCGGATACCTTCAATGAGATCATCGCAGCCAATGAGCGGATGGCCCAGCAGCTCGAACTTGTCGGCCAGGTCGTCGGCCGGGAAGGCAAGACGCGTCAGCGCGTGAGATTCGGCATCGCGAGCGGCTCGTGGGCTGATATGGAGAGTTCCGTCAACACCCTGATTGATGACCTTCTATGGCCGACGCGCGAGGTGACGCGCGCCGTCGCCGCGGTGGCCCAGGGCGATCTGCTGCAGACCGTGAAGCTCGACGTCGATGGCCGGCCGCTGGGGGGCGAATTCCTGCAGTCTGCCAACATCGTCAACACGATGATCAAGCAGCTGAGCGTTTTCACTTCGGAAGTCACGCGCGTGGCGCGCGAGGTCGGCACCGAGGGCAAGCTCGGCGGCCAGGCTCAGGTTCCGGAGGTGACGGGCGTCTGGAAGGACCTGACCGAGAGCGTCAACTCCATGGCCAACAACCTCACCGGCCAGGTCCGCAACATCGCGGAGGTGACGATCGCGGTTGCCAATGGCGACCTCTCGAAGAAGATCACGGTCGACGTCCGCGGCGAAATCCTGCAACTGAAGGAAGCCATCAACACGATGGTCGATCAGCTGCGCTCGTTCGCCTCCGAGGTGACGCGCGTGGCGCGCGAGGTCGGGACCGATGGCAAGCTCGGCGGCCAGGCCATCGTTCCCGGCGTCGCCGGCACCTGGAAGGATCTCACCGACTCCGTCAACGCGATGTGTGGCAACCTGACGGCCCAGGTCCGCAACATCGCCAACGTCACCACGGCGGTGGCCCGCGGCGATCTCTCGCGCAAGATCACCGTCGACGTGCGCGGCGAGATCCTGGAGCTGAAGGACACCATCAATACGATGGTCGACCAGCTCAACGCCTTCGCATCCGAGGTGACGCGCGTGGCGCGCGAGGTCGGCACCGAAGGCAAGCTCGGCGGCCAGGCCCAGGTGCCCGGCGTCGCCGGCACCTGGAAGGATCTCACCGACAACGTCAACTTCATGGCGTCGAACCTCACGGCCCAGGTGCGCAACATCGCCGATGTCGCCACCGCGATCGCAAGCGGCGACCTGTCGAAGAAGATCACGGTCAACGTCTCTGGCGAGATCCTTCAGCTGAAGGAAACGCTGAACACGATGGTCGACCAGCTCAACGCCTTTGCCGGCGAGGTCACGCGCGTCGCGCGCGAGGTCGGCACCGAAGGCCGGCTCGGCGGCCAGGCCAACGTGCTGGGTGTGGCCGGCACCTGGAAGGACTTGACCGAGAGCGTCAACTCGATGGCCTCGAACCTGACGGCGCAGGTCCGCAACATCGCCGACGTGACCACCGCGGTCGCCAATGGCGACCTGTCCAAGAAGATCACCGTCGACGTCCGCGGCGAAATCCTCGAGCTGAAGGACACCATCAACACGATGGTCGACCAGCTCAACGCCTTCGCCGGCGAGGTGACCCGCGTCGCGCGCGAAGTCGGCACCGAGGGCAAGCTCGGCGGCCAGGCGATGGTGCGCGGCGTCGCCGGCACCTGGAAGGACCTCACCGACAGCGTCAACTCGATGGCCTCGAACCTGACTGGTCAGGTTCGCAACATCGCCGAGGTCGCAACCGCGGTCGCCAAGGGCGACCTGTCGAAGAAGATCACGGTCAACGTGTCCGGCGAGATCCTTCAGCTGAAGGAAACACTGAACACGATGGTCGACCAGCTCAACGCCTTTGCCGGCGAGGTCACGCGCGTGGCCCGCGAGGTCGGTACCGACGGCAAGCTCGGCGGCCAGGCCGAGGTGCCGGGCGTCGCCGGCACCTGGAAGGACCTCACTGACAGCGTCAACTCGATGGCCGGCAACCTGACCGCCCAGGTCCGCAATATTGCCGAGGTGGCGACAGCCATTGCCGGCGGCGACCTGTCGCGCAAGATCACGGTCGACGTGCGCGGCGAGATTCTGAGCCTGAAGGAAACGCTGAACACGATGGTGGATCAGCTCAACCGCTTCGCCGGCGAAGTGACGCGCGTCGCGCGCGAGGTCGGCACCGAAGGCCGGCTCGGCGGCCAGGCCAACGTGCCCGGCGTCGCCGGCACCTGGAAGGACCTCACCGACAGCGTCAACTCGATGGCTGGCAATTTGACTGCCCAGGTCCGCAACATCGCCGAGGTGACGACGGCGGTGGCGCGCGGCGATCTCTCGCGCAAGATCACCGTCGACGTGAAGGGCGAGATCCTGGAGCTGAAAAACACCATCAACACGATGGTCGACCAGCTCAACGCCTTCGCGTCCGAGGTCACCCGGGTGGCCCGCGAGGTCGGCACCGAAGGCAAGCTCGGTGGTCAGGCCCAGGTGCCCGAAGTGGCCGGAACCTGGAAGGACCTCACCGACAGCGTCAACTTCATGGCCTCGAACCTGACCGCGCAGGTCCGCAACATCGCCGAGGTCGCGACCGCCATCGCCGGCGGCGACCTGTCGAAGAAGATCACGGTGGACGTGCGCGGCGAGATCCTGCTGCTCAAGGACACCCTGAACACGATGGTCGAGCAGCTCCGCTCCTTCGCAGCCGAAGTCACGCGCGTCGCGCGTGAGGTCGGCACCGAAGGCCGCCTCGGTGGCCAGGCGGTCGTGCCCGGCGTCGGCGGCACTTGGAAGGACCTGACCGACAACGTCAACCTGCTCGCGGCCAACCTGACCACGCAGGTGCGCAACATCGCCGAGGTGACGACGGCGGTGGCCCGCGGCGATCTCTCCCGCAAGATCACCGTCGACGTGAAGGGCGAGATCCTGGAGCTGAAGAACACCATCAATACGATGGTCGATCAGCTCAACGCCTTCGCCGGCGAAGTGACCCGCGTCGCGCGCGAGGTCGGCACCGAGGGCAAGCTCGGCGGCCAGGCGCAGGTCCCGGGCGTCGCCGGCACCTGGAAGGACCTCACCGATACCGTGAACTTCATGGCCGCCAATCTCACCGAACAGGTTCGCGGCATCGTCAAGGTCGTGACCGCCGTGGCCAACGGCGATCTCAAGCAGAACCTGACGGTGAAGTCGAAGGGCGAGGTCGCCGCCCTTGCGGAAACCATCAACAACATGACCGAAACGCTCGCGACCTTCGCCGACCAGGTCACCAGCGTCGCGCGCGAGGTCGGCGTCGAGGGCCGTCTCGGCGGCCAGGCCAATGTTCCCGGCGCATCCGGTACCTGGAAGGATTTGACGGGCAACGTCAACCTGCTGGCCGCCAATCTGACGTCCCAGGTCCGCGCCATCGCAGAGGTCGCGACCGCCGTAACCAAGGGCGACCTCACCCGCTCCATTCAGGTCGATGCGCGCGGCGAAGTGGCCGAGCTCAAAGACAACATCAACACCATGATCACCAATCTGAGGCTCACGACCGACCTCAACACCGAGCAGGACTGGCTCAAGACCAACCTTGCCAAGTTCACCAACATGCTCCAGGGCCAGCGCGACCTGACCACCGTCGGCCGCCTGCTCCTCACCGAATTGACGCCGCTGGTGAACGCGCACCGTGGCGTGATCTACCAGGTCGACACCGAGCACACGCCGCAGCTGCGCCTGCTCGCCTCCTATGCAGATGACGGCGTCTACCCGCACCGCCAGTTCGTCCAGTTCGGCGAGGGACTGATCGGACAATGCGTGATCGACAAGCGCCAGCGGCTGGTGTCCGAGATCCCATCCGATGTGATTCCGGTCGGCTCCGCCCTGCTGCGCGCCGTCCCGAAAAACATCGTCGTGCTCCCGGTGCTGTTCGAGAACCAGGTCAAGGCGATGATCGAGCTGGCGTCGCTGAGCCCGTTCACGACGTCACAGATGACGTTTCTCGAACAGCTGACCGACTCGATCGGCATCGTGCTCAATTCGATCGAGGCCACGATGCAGACCGAAGGTCTCTTGAAGCAGTCGCAGCAGCTCGCCGCCGAGCTGCAGGCGCAACAGCGCGAGCTGCAGCAGACCAACGAGCAGCTCGAACAGAAGGCGCAGCAGCTCGCCGAGCGCAACGTCGAGGTCGAACGCAAGAACCAGGAGATCGAACAGGCCCGTCGCGCGCTCGAAGAGAAGGCGACCGAGCTCGCGCTGACGTCGAAGTACAAGTCCGAATTCCTGGCCAACATGTCGCACGAGCTGCGTACGCCGCTCAACAGCATCCTGATCCTGGGTCAGCAGCTCACCGAGAATCCCGACGGCAACCTCACGGTCAAGCAGGTCGAATTTGCCCGCACCATTCATGGCGCCGGCACCGATCTGCTCAACCTGATCAGCGACATTCTCGATCTTTCCAAGATCGAATCCGGCACGGTGACCGTCGATGCCGAGGAAATCCTCACCGCCAACCTCCTGGAGACGGTCGGACGGCCGTTCCGGCACGAGGCCGAAAATCGCCTGGTCTCCTTCAACATCGATGTCGATCCGAGCCTCGCGCGGAGCATCGTCACGGATTCGAAGCGCCTGCAGCAGGTCCTGAAGAACCTGCTCTCGAATGCGTTCAAGTTTACCGCCGAGGGCGGCGTTCGCCTGAAAGTATCCGCCGCACTTGGCGGCTGGAGCACCGAGCATCCCGTGCTCAACACAGCACCGGCCGTGATCGCATTCGAAGTTTCCGACACCGGTATCGGCATTCCCCAGGACAAGCAGAAACTGATCTTCGAGGCATTTCAGCAGGCCGACGCGGGCACGAGCCGCAAATATGGAGGCACCGGTCTCGGCCTTGCGATCAGCCGCGAGCTCGCCAGCCTCCTGGGCGGAGAGATCCATCTCAAGAGCGCGCCGGGCAAGGGCAGCACTTTCACGCTGTACCTGCCGCTCAAATATTCGGGTCCCGCGACAACACCGCGCGTCAGCCCAACACCGGCTGTTCCCTACGTCCAGACCCCTGTCCTGCAGCAGACCACGGCACCCGAGCGCGTCGTCGAGCAGCTGGCGGATGATCGGCTCGATCTCGAACCGGGTGATACGATCCTTCTGATCGTCGAGGACGATCCCCACTACGCCCGCGTGCTGATCGACCTCGCGCGCGACAAGGGATTCAAGGTCCTGGTTGCCGCCCGCGGCGCGGAAGCGCTCGAACTGGCCAAGCAATATCAACCAGCCGCGATCTCATTGGACGTCTTCCTGCCCGACATGCTCGGCTGGACGGTCCTTAGCCAGCTCAAGCACAATCCGCTGACGCGGCATATCCCGGTGCAGATCATCACGCTGGACGAAGACCGCCAGCATGCGCTGGCGCGTGGCGCCTTCTCCTTCGTCAGCAAGCCCACGACGACGGAAGGCGTCAGCGCCGCCCTGTCGCAGATCAAGGAATACGCCAAGCCGCGGCGCAAGCGGCTGCTGATCGTGGAGGACAACGCAGCCGAACAGCTGAGCATCCGCCAGTTGCTCGATCACGACGACATCGAGATCGTCGAAGCCGGCACCGGCGCGGACGCACTCGACGCGTTGCGCAGCGCGCCTTGCGATTGCGTCGTGCTCGACCTCCGTCTGCCCGACATGAGCGGTTTCGACGTCCTCGATCAGTTGCGCTCCGACGAAACGTTGGCGGGCGTTCCGGTGGTCGTCTTCACCGGACGTGAATTGTCAGCTGAGGAGGACGCGGAACTCCATACGATGGCACGCAGCATCGTCGTCAAAGGTGTGGAGTCGCCCGAACGGCTGCTCGACGAGACCTCATTGTTCCTGCATCGCGTGATCACGGAACTGCCGGTCGAGAAGCAGCGCATGCTGGAGAAGCTGAACAGTTCCGACGAGGATCTGATCAGCAAGACGGTGCTGCTCGTGGACGACGACGCGCGCAACATCTTTGCGCTGTCGAGCGTGCTGGAGCGCCGCGGCATGAAGGTGCTGACCGCCACCACGGGCCGTGAAGCCATCGAGCTCGTGCAGAGCAATCCGGAGATTGCGATCGTGTTGATGGACATCATGATGCCGCAGATGGATGGTTACCAGACCATCGGCGTCATCCGTCAAAATCCGACGTTCGTCCGGCTCCCCATCATCGCGTTGACCGCGAAGGCCATGAAGGGAGACCGCGAGAAGTGCCTCGAAGCTGGCGCATCCGACTATCTAGCAAAACCCGTCAACACCGAGCAGCTGCTCCTTGCGATTCGCATGTGGCTGCACCGCTGA
- a CDS encoding PRC-barrel domain-containing protein, with product MTSMLDEQEYGNLIGSDKVEGTAVYGADDTKIGTIERVMIDKLSGRVSYAVLGFGGFLGMGNDHYPLPWQSLKYDTRLGGYVTGVTETQLRAAPKYSDEREWDWGDLATGRKVNDYYGVPVA from the coding sequence ATGACATCGATGCTCGATGAGCAGGAATATGGCAACCTGATCGGCAGCGACAAGGTTGAAGGCACCGCGGTCTACGGCGCCGATGACACCAAGATCGGCACTATCGAACGCGTGATGATCGACAAGCTGAGCGGCCGAGTTTCCTACGCCGTTCTCGGCTTTGGCGGCTTTCTCGGAATGGGCAATGATCACTACCCGCTTCCGTGGCAATCCTTGAAGTACGACACCCGTCTCGGCGGATATGTCACCGGAGTGACCGAGACTCAGCTGCGTGCTGCGCCGAAATATTCCGATGAGCGCGAATGGGATTGGGGAGATCTCGCCACCGGACGCAAGGTGAACGATTATTACGGCGTTCCCGTCGCCTGA
- a CDS encoding SDR family oxidoreductase, which yields MADDRTTSMSRRQMVGGTATLAAASLAPATAKGRETMAGDSMTTEQLVDPTDKFPKPPFERQSQPWPGLASKMSPRPDHGETSYRGSGRLAGRKALITGGDSGMGRAAAIAYAREGADVAINYYPTEEPDAQEVVALIKAEGRKAVALPGDLRDEGFCRQLVQRAVEALGGLDIVVNNAARQQARQSILDVSSEDFDATMKTNIYAPFWIIKAALPHLKPGSVIIGTSSEQAYDPSPDLYDYAQTKAATMNYVKSLAKQLGPKGIRVNAVAPGPIWTPLQVSGGATMEKLEKFGGQTPLGRPGQPAELGSIYVQLAAADASYANGQVNGSSGGSGQP from the coding sequence ATGGCAGACGATCGCACGACGTCGATGTCCCGCCGTCAGATGGTCGGAGGCACTGCAACGCTGGCGGCTGCCTCGTTGGCCCCTGCAACGGCGAAAGGACGTGAGACAATGGCTGGTGATTCCATGACGACCGAACAACTCGTCGATCCCACCGACAAATTTCCGAAGCCGCCGTTCGAACGGCAGTCTCAGCCCTGGCCCGGGCTCGCCAGCAAGATGTCTCCTCGGCCCGACCATGGCGAAACCAGCTACAGAGGTTCGGGTCGCCTCGCCGGACGCAAGGCGCTGATCACCGGTGGCGATTCCGGAATGGGGCGCGCCGCTGCCATCGCCTATGCGCGGGAAGGAGCGGATGTCGCCATCAACTACTACCCGACGGAGGAGCCGGACGCACAGGAGGTGGTCGCATTGATCAAGGCCGAGGGCCGGAAGGCGGTTGCGCTTCCCGGCGATCTCCGCGACGAGGGCTTTTGCCGGCAGCTCGTACAACGGGCCGTTGAAGCGCTCGGTGGACTCGATATCGTCGTCAACAATGCGGCCCGGCAACAGGCCCGTCAATCGATCCTGGACGTTTCATCGGAGGATTTCGACGCGACGATGAAGACCAACATCTATGCGCCGTTCTGGATCATCAAGGCCGCTCTGCCGCACCTCAAGCCCGGGTCCGTCATTATCGGCACATCGTCCGAGCAGGCCTACGATCCATCACCAGACCTGTATGATTACGCGCAGACCAAGGCCGCGACCATGAACTACGTGAAGTCGCTGGCCAAGCAGCTCGGGCCGAAAGGCATTCGCGTCAACGCCGTCGCTCCGGGACCGATCTGGACGCCGCTCCAGGTCTCCGGCGGCGCAACCATGGAGAAGCTCGAGAAATTCGGCGGTCAGACTCCGCTCGGCCGCCCCGGCCAGCCGGCAGAGCTCGGATCCATCTACGTTCAGCTGGCTGCAGCGGATGCAAGCTACGCGAACGGACAGGTCAATGGATCATCCGGTGGGTCCGGGCAGCCGTGA